The Aminivibrio pyruvatiphilus DNA segment AATTTTCAGCGGACTTATCAGCACTATTACATCGGGAGGTATCGCATTGAAATCACTCAAGGGAACGAAAACAGAAGAGAACCTCATGAAAGCCTTCGCAGGCGAGTCGCAGGCGCGGAACAGATACAGCTACTACTCCTCCGTGGCAAAAAAGGAAGGGTACGTCCAGATTTCCAACATTTTCGCCGAGACGGCTGAAAACGAAAAAGAGCATGCGAAGCTCTTCTTCAAGTTCCTTGTCAAGGATGTCAACGGCAGCATGGTGACCATACACGCCGACTATCCGGTGGCTTTCGGCGACACGAAGGAAAACCTCCTTGCCGCCGCCGAGGGAGAGCACGAGGAGTGGGGAACGCTGTATCCCGATTTTGCGAAAATCGCCGAAGAGGAAGGCTTCAGGGAAGTGGCCCGGGTTTTCCGCGAAGTGGCCGAGGTGGAAGAGCGGCACGAAAAACGGTACCGGAAGCTCCATGCCAATCTGGCCGCCGGAACGGTGTTCAAAAAGGAGATTCCCGTGGAGTGGAAGTGCAACAACTGCGGCTATGTCCATACAGGCAGGGAAGCGCCCGAACTCTGCCCTGCCTGCGCTCACCCGAAGGCCCACTTCGAGGTGTTCGTCGAAGCATACTAGAGAACAGACGCCCGTCCCCGGATTTTCCCCGCTGCGCGGGCGGAAGATCCGGGGATCCGGCCGCCCCGGCAGAAGGATGGTGGAGAATGCCGCTGTCCCCTTCAGCGAGAAAAAAATACCTGTACGCATCGGCTGCTGTCGTTCTGGCAGCCGGCGCTGCGTTCTTCGCCCTTTCGTCCGGCGGAACGGGACTGCGGCAGCTGTTTCTGAAATTTCTGGGCGCGGTGGAGAGCTCGGGTCCCTTCGGGCCCCTGCTGTTTCTCGCGCTTTTCAACGGCGCATGCGTCTTCCTGCTGCCCACGTTCTATCTCACCATCGGCGCCGGAGTGCTCTTCGGCCTCCGGGCGGGCTTTCTCGTCGCCACCCTGTCGGTGGCATCCGGGGCATCGGCGGCCTTCCTTTTCGCCCGCTACAGGGTCCGCAGGCGCATTCTCGAAACGTGGGGCAGCAATACGTCCTTTCTCGCCCTGGACGAGGCAGTCGCAGAGGACGGCTGGAAGATCGTCCTCCTCAGCAGGCTCTCCCCCGCCTTCCCCTTCAATATACTGAACTACGCTTTCGGCCTTACGGCGATACCGTTCCCCGTCTATTTCGCCGCATCCTGGGCTGGAAGCATTCCCTGGACGTTCATGTACGTCTATTCAGGATCGCTGGCCGCCGATATCGCCGGACTTCATCCGGAAATGGCCCAGGGTTCGAAACTTCAGTGGGCCCTGTCCTTCCTCGGACTGGCTGCCACCGCCGCGGCCACCATCACCGCGTCCCGGACCGCCGGCAGGGCACTGAAAAAACGCCTCCGCCTCGAGGAAGAGAGGGAGGAGGCCCGTCGCAGTTCCGCTAACCGGCAATGAGAAGGGCGATCCAGGGCACGAGGCAGAAAACGAACACGAACAGCTTGTAAAACCCCAGGAAGAAATACATGGCCACGTCGAAAACATCCCTGTCCAGGGCGAACCATCTCCTGTGAAGAGCGAATATCCTGTCCCCGGCGAAAACGAAGACGGCCGCCATTGCTCCCAGCGCAAGGTAATTCAGCAGGGCGCACCAGAAAAAGAACAAGCGCAGCGTGCTCACGTCCATGAAATCCCCTCCCTTATGGTCCGCCGGAACCCGGCGGGTTTCTCGACTTTCCGTCAAGAATAGTAGCCTATCGGCAAGTGAAGAACAAGCCCGGGCGAAAAAGCTCCCGCCCCGGCTTTCCCTGCCTCCGACATCATACGGGGTGATATTTTTCACCCCGCTCGGTGCTCGTTTTTTCTCCTGCTGCAGCATTTGGGTTGACATTCTCCGAGACACCACAGCATTTGACGTGAGACATTAAACATGATATATATTCTGATGAATGTAAAAAATGCCAGGTACCTGTGATGGCAGATTCATCCCACAAACTCCCTAGGAGGCGAGGCAGTGTT contains these protein-coding regions:
- a CDS encoding TVP38/TMEM64 family protein, which produces MPLSPSARKKYLYASAAVVLAAGAAFFALSSGGTGLRQLFLKFLGAVESSGPFGPLLFLALFNGACVFLLPTFYLTIGAGVLFGLRAGFLVATLSVASGASAAFLFARYRVRRRILETWGSNTSFLALDEAVAEDGWKIVLLSRLSPAFPFNILNYAFGLTAIPFPVYFAASWAGSIPWTFMYVYSGSLAADIAGLHPEMAQGSKLQWALSFLGLAATAAATITASRTAGRALKKRLRLEEEREEARRSSANRQ
- a CDS encoding DUF6868 family protein, encoding MDVSTLRLFFFWCALLNYLALGAMAAVFVFAGDRIFALHRRWFALDRDVFDVAMYFFLGFYKLFVFVFCLVPWIALLIAG
- the rbr gene encoding rubrerythrin gives rise to the protein MKSLKGTKTEENLMKAFAGESQARNRYSYYSSVAKKEGYVQISNIFAETAENEKEHAKLFFKFLVKDVNGSMVTIHADYPVAFGDTKENLLAAAEGEHEEWGTLYPDFAKIAEEEGFREVARVFREVAEVEERHEKRYRKLHANLAAGTVFKKEIPVEWKCNNCGYVHTGREAPELCPACAHPKAHFEVFVEAY